A region of the Candidatus Zixiibacteriota bacterium genome:
CTCAATGAGTATTTTCTGGGCGCCAAAGCGATGCTGAGCCGGAATATCAAAGGAAAATATCAATTTGCCATTCTGGTCGATATGATTGGGGATAAGGATCTGACCGTATATAGAGAGGAATTCTCCAACAAGTACTCCCCAAAGGTGACCGATTTGATCTGGCGTACTGCGGCCGAATTGAAAGAGAACCATTTCATCGATTCCGTGGGTTATGGCGTGCAGGATGACCATCTTTCCTTTATGACCATTGATCTTCCCGCCGCCGTAATCATAGATTTCATTTATCCGTACTGGCATACCACTCAGGACACTCCTGATAAATGCTCTTCAGAATCACTGCGGGCGGTCGGACGGGTGCTGAGTACAATTTTATACAGGCTGTAATATGAAAGACTTCTCTATTAAAACTAACCGCGCTATCCCTTCCGTAGAGATTATTGCCTCCGATGAAATCATCGCGGCGAAATCAGCTTCGTTTCCCCGCCCCCTGCTCATAGAGATAATCAGAAGCGCGGTGGAAACGGTGAAAAGTAGACTCAAAAGCGAGACTTCGGGAATCTCCTATTCCGATTTACAGCGCGAAATCACCGGGGAACTTGAACGCACCCTTCGAAAGAAAATTGCTCGCGTCATCAACGGTACCGGCATCCTGGTTCACACCAACCTGGGACGAGCCCCCCTTTCGGAACAGCTTTTTGAGAATATCAAAAGCCATCTCACCGGTTATGGAAATCTCGAGTATGACGTAAACTCCGGCAGACGGGGGAAAAGAGGCGAACTGGCCGAGAAATATCTGGCGTTACTCTCGGAATCCGAGGCAGGCACTGTTGTCAATAACAATGCCGCGGCGCTGTTTCTGATATTGAATACTCTTGCCGACCGAAAAAAAGTGGTTATCTCGCGGGGGGAAATGGTGCAGATCGGCGGCGGCTTCCGCATTCCCGATATTATCAGAAAATCCGGCGCGCGATTATTGGAAATTGGCACAACCAATGTCACCACTCTTGAAGACTACCATACCGCTCTTCAGGAAAAGCCGGCCCTGATCCTTAAGGTACATCGGAGTAATTTTGCCGTCAGCGGTTTTACCGACGAGGTTGGTCTGAAAGCACTGGTCGAACTGGCCAATAGCTCCGTTATCCCGGTCATAAACGATCTGGGCAGCGGAGTTTTCATCGATACAACCGAATTCGCCGGACAATGGGAGCCGACCGTGCAATCATCGGTGCACAGCGGCGCCGCTTTGACCTGTTTTTCCGGCGATAAACTTTTAGGTGGTGTGCAGGCCGGGCTGATTGTCGGTCAAAAAGATCTGATTGACCGGGTTAAGAGGAATCCTGTCTATCGCGCCCTCCGGGTGGATAAAACCGTTTTCTCGGCGGTTGAAGAGCTTTTGGGATATTACCTTGATGGTACATGGAAGGAAAACATCAAGCTCTGGCGTCTGGCCGCCGTAAAGGAATCGGAATTGTATGAAAGAGGCCGACTGATTTTAAGACAGGTCGAGGCGGGAGACAAGATAGTTCTGGAAGGCTCACGGGGAGAAATGGGCGGCGGCGCCCTGCCCGGTGTCGCGCTTCCTTCGGTGGCGCTGGTTTTTCGCAGCCGCCTCTCACCCCAAAAACTGGCGACGCTCTTCAGAGCGACCGATCCGCCCATTATTGGCCGGGTTTCCGAAGAACATTTCATGATCGACCTGAAGGCTATTGATGAAACCGATTCCATCCTCCTGGTTGAACTGATCAAAAATCTCCTCCCTCAAATTTAAGTTATGTTTGTTATAGGTACAGCCGGACATATTGACCATGGCAAGTCATCTCTCATTATTCGTCTGACCGGGATTGACCCCGATCGCCTTCCCGAGGAAAAACAGCGCGGCATGACCATTGACCTCGGCTTCGCCTGGTATGATACCGAAGGCGGAAAGAGAATCGGCATTGTCGATGTTCCCGGTCATGAGAGATTTGTCCGTAACATGATCGCCGGCGCCGGCGGCATTGATGCCGTCATACTGGTCGTGGCGGCCGATGACGGTTGGATGCCGCAGAGTCAGGAACATCTGCAGATTACCCGGCTTCTGGGAATCAAATGCGGAATCGTTGCCATCTCCAAAATCGACCTCGTGGAAAAAAGCTGGGTCGATCTGGTGGAGGAGGACCTCAGAGATAAATTGCGAGGAACCTTTCTGGAAAACGCTCCCCTAGTAAAATTATCGTCCGTGACCGGCGAAGGGATTGAGGAATTAAGAGACCAGATTGAAATCCTGGCCAAAAAAATAGTGGAGCGGGAGGATATTGGCCGGCCGCGGCTTTATGTTGACCGTTCTTTTGTCCTCTCGGGAATGGGCGGCGTGGCAACCGGGACCCTGCGCGACGGTTTGCTCAAAG
Encoded here:
- the selB gene encoding selenocysteine-specific translation elongation factor produces the protein MFVIGTAGHIDHGKSSLIIRLTGIDPDRLPEEKQRGMTIDLGFAWYDTEGGKRIGIVDVPGHERFVRNMIAGAGGIDAVILVVAADDGWMPQSQEHLQITRLLGIKCGIVAISKIDLVEKSWVDLVEEDLRDKLRGTFLENAPLVKLSSVTGEGIEELRDQIEILAKKIVEREDIGRPRLYVDRSFVLSGMGGVATGTLRDGLLKVGQEVAVFPAKRHGKIRTLHSHNQQVDIASPGQRTAVSLTGIDKEYLIRGGVISLPNLVDNFHTEGALALSVSLIPESAVSLEDRRRVLLILG
- the selA gene encoding L-seryl-tRNA(Sec) selenium transferase, whose amino-acid sequence is MKDFSIKTNRAIPSVEIIASDEIIAAKSASFPRPLLIEIIRSAVETVKSRLKSETSGISYSDLQREITGELERTLRKKIARVINGTGILVHTNLGRAPLSEQLFENIKSHLTGYGNLEYDVNSGRRGKRGELAEKYLALLSESEAGTVVNNNAAALFLILNTLADRKKVVISRGEMVQIGGGFRIPDIIRKSGARLLEIGTTNVTTLEDYHTALQEKPALILKVHRSNFAVSGFTDEVGLKALVELANSSVIPVINDLGSGVFIDTTEFAGQWEPTVQSSVHSGAALTCFSGDKLLGGVQAGLIVGQKDLIDRVKRNPVYRALRVDKTVFSAVEELLGYYLDGTWKENIKLWRLAAVKESELYERGRLILRQVEAGDKIVLEGSRGEMGGGALPGVALPSVALVFRSRLSPQKLATLFRATDPPIIGRVSEEHFMIDLKAIDETDSILLVELIKNLLPQI